From a region of the Fischerella sp. JS2 genome:
- a CDS encoding response regulator — protein sequence MHGKPLILVVEPNLHEIEILNSYLKKLEFSCMYAKQGVRALILAQTHKPDLIFLDMVLPDLSSIQVIYYLKRNPETNQIPIIGLTSGSSAEDFNPALQTGAVDCIAKPFNFHQIQFCLRRHLSLLHSFN from the coding sequence ATGCATGGGAAGCCATTAATTTTGGTTGTAGAACCAAATCTACATGAAATAGAAATTCTCAATAGTTATCTTAAGAAACTAGAATTTTCATGCATGTATGCCAAACAAGGGGTAAGAGCTTTAATCCTGGCACAAACTCATAAACCAGATTTAATTTTTTTAGATATGGTTCTGCCTGACTTAAGTAGTATCCAAGTTATCTATTATCTCAAGCGTAATCCAGAAACCAATCAAATACCAATTATTGGGCTAACATCTGGAAGCAGTGCAGAAGATTTCAATCCTGCTCTCCAGACGGGGGCTGTTGATTGCATCGCCAAACCTTTTAATTTCCATCAAATACAATTTTGTCTTCGTCGCCATCTTAGCTTATTACACTCTTTTAACTAA
- a CDS encoding DUF2294 domain-containing protein translates to MTAPTIGQLEREISNRIRSLYNVELGLRPTKINCHFFHGELAITLENSVTKVEQILMKSGSDILAEQVRIDVDRIMVPQIQDLIEEVIGKPVLDLISHTNLTTGRTGIIVFIENLPEVRNPQAIPKARKKNVAVKS, encoded by the coding sequence ATGACAGCACCTACTATTGGACAATTAGAGAGAGAAATTTCCAATCGTATCCGTTCTCTTTATAATGTTGAACTTGGTTTGCGTCCTACGAAAATTAATTGCCATTTTTTTCATGGAGAATTAGCAATTACTCTCGAAAATTCTGTGACTAAAGTTGAGCAAATTTTGATGAAATCTGGTTCTGATATTCTGGCTGAGCAAGTAAGAATCGATGTAGACAGAATCATGGTTCCACAGATTCAAGATTTGATTGAGGAAGTTATCGGCAAACCAGTATTAGACTTAATTAGCCATACAAATTTAACAACGGGTCGTACGGGTATAATTGTTTTTATCGAAAATTTGCCTGAGGTTCGCAATCCTCAAGCTATTCCTAAAGCTCGTAAAAAAAATGTTGCAGTTAAAAGTTAG
- the upp gene encoding uracil phosphoribosyltransferase, giving the protein MGNQVILIKHPLIQHKLTLMRKAETSTAKFRFLLKEISMLLAYEVTRDLQIKCELIQTPLAPMSAPVLASDKKLVIISIQRAGQGILDGMLELIPSARVGHIGLYRDPKTLIPVEYYFKVPHDINKRDVVIVDPMLATGNSAVAAVERLKSTNPQSIKFVCLLAAPEGIEHFTQVHSDVPIYTTAIDEKLDEHGYIIPGLGDAGDRLFGTK; this is encoded by the coding sequence ATGGGAAATCAAGTAATACTAATTAAGCATCCATTAATTCAGCACAAACTAACGCTCATGCGTAAAGCTGAAACTAGTACGGCAAAGTTTCGCTTTCTCCTCAAAGAAATTAGTATGTTGTTGGCATATGAGGTAACGCGAGACTTACAGATCAAATGTGAACTAATTCAAACACCCTTAGCACCGATGAGTGCCCCTGTCCTCGCCTCAGACAAAAAGTTGGTTATAATTTCTATTCAACGGGCAGGACAGGGAATTTTGGACGGAATGCTAGAGTTGATACCATCAGCACGAGTGGGACATATTGGTTTATACCGCGATCCCAAAACCTTGATTCCCGTAGAGTATTATTTTAAAGTTCCTCACGACATAAACAAGCGAGATGTGGTGATAGTCGATCCCATGCTGGCAACTGGTAATTCTGCTGTCGCAGCAGTAGAAAGACTTAAATCCACTAATCCGCAATCAATCAAGTTTGTTTGCTTACTTGCTGCACCAGAAGGAATCGAACATTTCACCCAGGTACACTCTGATGTACCTATATACACTACGGCTATAGATGAAAAGTTGGATGAGCATGGCTATATCATTCCCGGATTAGGAGATGCTGGGGATAGATTATTTGGAACTAAATGA
- a CDS encoding URC4/urg3 family protein, translating to METTAKAQRMPTKETEVVAYLRSPIAIRDRCEQIFTMVVAGKSHHFACDLDQLGRVADYVIAVMRDQYPDLQIPFHSRWRHFEAGGVPRLALLDEKLANMTPIQKAAAKFDLAIISVLLDAGAGDRWHFYEKETQLGFKRSEGLAVASYHMFCQGLFASDPHQPLQVNAQKLQQLTEQELADGLGATAENPLVGIAGRSQLLQKLGHLLLALPQIFGEQNPRPGNLVDYLLAKEKNNQLAAATVLIAVLEGLSDIWPGRLEIAGSNLGDVWFHSAVSDDGLVPFHKLSQWLSYSLLEPLQELGIEITNLDALTGLPEYRNGGLCLDLGLIKAKHPDIFSQPQSVASEVIVEWRALTVILLDQIAATVRTKLGMSKQELPLVKILQGGTWTAGRRIAAQLRTGGIPPIQIKSDGTVF from the coding sequence ATGGAAACAACCGCTAAGGCGCAGAGAATGCCAACAAAAGAAACTGAGGTGGTTGCTTATTTGCGATCGCCAATTGCCATCCGGGACCGTTGCGAACAAATATTTACAATGGTTGTTGCAGGCAAGTCCCATCATTTTGCTTGCGATTTAGATCAATTAGGACGGGTGGCAGATTATGTGATTGCAGTGATGCGGGATCAGTATCCCGATTTACAAATCCCGTTTCATAGTCGTTGGCGACATTTTGAAGCTGGAGGCGTACCACGTTTGGCTCTCTTGGATGAGAAGTTAGCTAACATGACACCTATCCAGAAAGCTGCTGCTAAGTTTGATTTAGCAATCATTAGTGTGTTACTGGATGCTGGTGCTGGCGATCGCTGGCATTTTTATGAAAAAGAAACTCAATTAGGCTTTAAGCGTTCTGAAGGCTTGGCAGTAGCTAGTTACCATATGTTTTGTCAAGGGCTTTTCGCCAGCGATCCCCATCAACCTTTACAAGTAAATGCCCAAAAATTACAACAGTTAACAGAACAAGAACTGGCCGATGGATTGGGTGCAACCGCAGAAAATCCCTTGGTGGGAATTGCAGGGCGATCGCAATTATTGCAAAAATTAGGTCACCTCCTGCTAGCTTTGCCCCAGATATTTGGGGAACAAAATCCCCGTCCTGGTAATCTGGTAGATTATCTTTTGGCGAAAGAAAAAAATAATCAGCTAGCAGCTGCAACTGTGTTAATTGCTGTTTTGGAAGGACTAAGTGACATTTGGCCTGGACGCTTGGAAATAGCCGGGTCAAATCTGGGAGATGTCTGGTTTCACTCAGCCGTCAGTGATGATGGTTTAGTTCCATTTCACAAACTATCTCAGTGGCTGAGTTATTCTCTGCTTGAACCTCTCCAAGAATTGGGCATAGAAATAACAAACTTAGATGCCCTGACTGGATTACCAGAATATCGTAATGGCGGCTTATGCCTAGACTTGGGATTGATTAAGGCCAAACATCCAGATATTTTTTCTCAGCCTCAGTCAGTAGCATCCGAAGTTATTGTTGAATGGCGTGCCTTGACTGTAATTCTTCTAGATCAAATCGCCGCTACAGTACGAACAAAGTTAGGCATGAGTAAGCAGGAATTACCACTAGTGAAAATTTTGCAGGGAGGAACCTGGACAGCTGGCCGAAGAATAGCTGCCCAACTGCGGACAGGTGGTATCCCTCCCATACAGATAAAAAGTGATGGCACAGTATTTTAG
- a CDS encoding GTP cyclohydrolase II — protein MPKQNSVSRHIVLTSHPSRFGPKPIPIKWGASDPMERGPVIATLTKQAHRNVIGTHSGSYAVYRALAVASGALQSDHRADLTNTSPVEHIGPHSSWFDPDKIVSLDPFGAIVGEVFAPYYEQGYDIRPTIAITKAHINMPELLEAVTKGRLAIDGKIMKPGGDLVVTKAAIEPVWYLPGIAKRFQISEGELRRALFEQTGGMFPELVTRTDLEVFLPPIGGVTVYIVGDVAAITDPNKPLAVRVHDECNGSDVFGSDICTCRPYLVHGIEVCVQTAQEGGVGIIVYCRKEGRALGEVTKFLVYNARKRQEGGDRADAYFARTECVAGVQDMRFQELMPDVLHWLGVTRIDRMVSMSNMKYNAITAAGIEIVERIPLPEELVPEDARVEIEAKKAAGYYTTGKVLEVDDLAEVKGRSLTD, from the coding sequence ATGCCAAAACAAAACAGCGTTTCCAGGCATATAGTTCTAACTTCTCATCCCAGCCGCTTTGGTCCCAAACCAATTCCTATCAAATGGGGAGCAAGCGATCCGATGGAACGGGGTCCTGTGATTGCCACTTTGACAAAGCAAGCACATCGTAATGTGATTGGCACTCATTCTGGCAGTTATGCGGTTTATCGTGCCTTAGCGGTGGCAAGTGGTGCATTACAGTCAGATCACAGGGCAGATCTCACTAATACTTCCCCAGTTGAGCATATCGGGCCGCATTCGAGTTGGTTTGACCCTGACAAAATTGTTTCTCTTGATCCTTTTGGGGCAATTGTAGGTGAAGTGTTTGCGCCTTACTACGAGCAAGGATATGATATTCGCCCTACTATTGCCATCACCAAAGCTCACATCAACATGCCCGAATTGTTAGAGGCAGTGACAAAAGGGCGCTTGGCGATCGATGGCAAGATCATGAAACCAGGTGGTGATTTGGTTGTCACCAAAGCTGCAATTGAACCTGTCTGGTATTTACCAGGAATAGCTAAACGCTTTCAAATCTCCGAGGGTGAATTACGGCGTGCTTTATTTGAACAAACTGGAGGCATGTTCCCAGAACTAGTTACACGGACTGATTTGGAGGTATTTTTACCACCAATTGGCGGTGTGACAGTTTATATTGTTGGGGATGTCGCAGCAATTACCGACCCCAATAAACCTTTAGCAGTACGGGTACATGATGAATGTAACGGTTCTGATGTCTTCGGCTCAGATATTTGCACCTGTCGCCCCTATCTAGTACATGGCATAGAAGTTTGTGTACAAACCGCCCAAGAAGGCGGTGTTGGGATCATAGTTTACTGTCGCAAAGAAGGACGTGCCTTGGGAGAAGTAACAAAATTCTTGGTTTACAACGCCCGCAAACGGCAAGAAGGTGGCGATCGCGCTGATGCCTACTTTGCTCGTACCGAATGTGTCGCGGGTGTTCAGGATATGCGCTTTCAAGAATTAATGCCAGATGTTTTGCATTGGTTGGGAGTTACCCGCATTGATCGCATGGTGTCGATGAGCAACATGAAATACAACGCCATCACCGCAGCTGGGATCGAAATTGTGGAACGCATACCTCTTCCTGAAGAGTTGGTTCCCGAAGATGCCCGTGTCGAAATTGAAGCGAAAAAAGCTGCTGGTTATTACACTACAGGCAAGGTGTTGGAGGTAGATGATTTAGCGGAGGTTAAGGGTCGTTCTTTGACAGATTAA
- a CDS encoding tetratricopeptide repeat protein: MDSLFVNSLLEDLKNSDETVREQATKKLWRIWYQQKGIYGLEMIERSQKLLDSGQISQAEAVLTELINEQPDFAEAWNRRAFLYYTTSQYEKSLTDCLMAIQINPVHFGALHGMGLSYAALGEYAKAIAAFNRALEIQPYSLVNQKLILECTFRLS, from the coding sequence ATGGATTCTTTATTTGTCAATTCCTTACTTGAAGACTTGAAAAATTCTGATGAAACAGTCCGCGAACAAGCGACAAAAAAGCTTTGGCGCATCTGGTATCAGCAAAAGGGAATTTATGGGCTAGAAATGATTGAACGCAGTCAAAAGTTACTAGATTCAGGACAAATTTCCCAAGCAGAAGCAGTCTTGACTGAGTTAATTAATGAACAACCAGATTTTGCTGAAGCTTGGAATCGTCGTGCTTTTCTTTACTACACTACTAGCCAGTATGAAAAATCTTTGACTGATTGTCTCATGGCTATTCAGATTAACCCAGTTCACTTTGGGGCATTGCATGGCATGGGCTTAAGCTACGCAGCTTTAGGTGAGTATGCCAAAGCGATCGCAGCTTTTAATCGTGCCTTAGAAATTCAACCCTACTCTCTGGTAAATCAAAAATTAATTCTCGAATGTACATTTCGATTAAGTTAA
- a CDS encoding FAD-binding oxidoreductase has protein sequence MTTYIKPYDLEALINSLPGIEVITDSSQVAKLSQDYHTFSPVLVPKLAGKVGDIVLRPANEQEVLKIAATCVKYRVPITVRGAGTGNYGQCVPLHGGVILDMTRMQEICWVKPGIARVEAGVKLAALDKKAREIRWEMRMAPSTYRTATIAGFVAGGSGGIGSIQYGLLGDRGNLLALKVVTLEDEPHVIELRGDDVQKVNHAWGINGIITEVEIPLGPAYPWAEVIIIFPQFMAAARFGQAIADADGMIKKEIAVFASPIPQYFTPLRQYIPDGTHAALLLIAEPSLELLPGLVQQHGGKITYQKVQEAGKGVNLLEFTWNHTTLHARSVDTSITYLQSIFPANKNLELVEQMYHYYGDEVMMHLEFIRVNGAAIPAALQLVRYTTEERLNEIIRYHEEQGIFIANPHTYIIEDGGRKVIDPEQLKFKKMVDPYGLMNPGKSREIGGV, from the coding sequence ATGACAACATATATAAAACCCTACGATTTAGAAGCCCTAATTAATTCTCTACCAGGAATCGAAGTGATTACAGATTCCTCTCAAGTGGCAAAATTATCCCAGGATTATCATACCTTCAGCCCGGTTCTTGTTCCCAAATTAGCAGGAAAAGTTGGGGATATAGTCTTACGGCCAGCCAACGAACAAGAAGTATTAAAAATTGCAGCTACTTGTGTAAAATATCGAGTTCCGATAACTGTAAGGGGTGCAGGAACAGGAAATTATGGACAATGTGTACCTTTACACGGTGGCGTCATCCTTGATATGACGCGGATGCAGGAAATCTGTTGGGTAAAACCAGGAATAGCGCGCGTCGAAGCAGGGGTAAAATTAGCAGCACTGGATAAAAAAGCACGAGAAATCCGTTGGGAAATGCGGATGGCACCCTCTACCTACCGCACAGCAACGATTGCCGGCTTTGTGGCTGGTGGTAGTGGGGGAATTGGTTCCATCCAATATGGACTGTTAGGCGATCGCGGTAATCTTTTAGCATTAAAAGTCGTCACTTTAGAAGATGAACCACATGTGATTGAACTCCGGGGCGACGATGTACAAAAAGTCAATCACGCCTGGGGCATTAACGGTATTATCACTGAAGTTGAAATCCCCCTCGGTCCGGCTTATCCTTGGGCAGAAGTAATTATTATCTTCCCACAATTTATGGCAGCAGCCAGATTTGGGCAAGCGATCGCTGATGCTGATGGCATGATTAAAAAAGAAATTGCTGTGTTTGCATCCCCTATACCCCAATACTTTACGCCGTTGCGGCAATACATCCCTGATGGTACTCACGCCGCTTTATTATTAATTGCGGAACCAAGTTTAGAGTTATTGCCTGGGTTAGTGCAGCAACATGGTGGCAAGATAACTTATCAAAAAGTACAAGAAGCCGGAAAAGGTGTGAATTTATTAGAATTCACCTGGAACCACACCACTCTCCACGCCCGCAGCGTTGATACTTCCATCACCTATTTGCAAAGTATCTTCCCCGCCAACAAAAACCTGGAACTCGTAGAGCAGATGTATCATTACTATGGGGATGAAGTCATGATGCATTTAGAGTTCATTCGTGTCAACGGCGCAGCAATTCCCGCCGCCTTACAACTTGTACGCTACACCACCGAAGAACGCCTGAACGAAATCATCCGCTATCACGAAGAACAGGGTATATTTATCGCCAATCCCCACACTTATATTATTGAAGATGGTGGCAGAAAAGTTATCGATCCAGAACAGTTGAAGTTTAAGAAAATGGTAGATCCCTATGGATTAATGAATCCTGGTAAGAGTAGAGAAATTGGGGGAGTGTGA
- the rtcA gene encoding RNA 3'-terminal phosphate cyclase, translating into MIHIDGSYGEGGGQVLRTSLSLAAITGNPISIYNIRAGRKNPGLAAQHLTGVRATATICDAQVRGDALGSMMLEFIPGRGVKAENYSFDVSEARQGGSAGAITLVLQTILLPLALATGDSRVTLKGGTHVPFSPPITYIEQVYLPTLKQMGVEVEVKLNSWGWYPQGGGVVELLVSGGRKLAGVNLGKRGDLQQVRGLAIATELPSHIPQRMASRAENLLTEAGLKHAIKPVREKGVAPGTGLFLTAEYENSLAGFSALGRLGLPAEKVAHMACEELLKFHQTGAAVDEHLADQLLLPAALASDQSEYQVAEVSTHLTTNAWVIEQFGLARVIVDEGEKLVTVKPLSE; encoded by the coding sequence ATGATTCACATAGATGGTTCCTACGGCGAAGGCGGGGGACAAGTTCTTCGCACCTCCCTGAGTTTAGCTGCTATTACAGGTAATCCAATTAGCATTTACAATATCCGCGCTGGACGCAAAAATCCAGGGTTAGCCGCGCAACATTTAACAGGAGTGCGTGCGACTGCAACAATTTGTGATGCACAAGTACGGGGTGATGCTTTGGGTTCGATGATGCTGGAATTTATTCCTGGTAGAGGAGTGAAAGCAGAAAATTACAGCTTTGATGTCAGCGAAGCGCGTCAAGGTGGTTCCGCAGGTGCCATAACTTTGGTTTTGCAGACTATTTTGTTACCTCTGGCTTTAGCAACTGGTGATTCGCGAGTCACCCTAAAAGGAGGTACACACGTCCCCTTTAGTCCACCTATAACGTACATTGAACAAGTGTATCTGCCTACACTCAAACAGATGGGTGTGGAAGTAGAAGTAAAGTTAAACTCTTGGGGTTGGTATCCCCAAGGCGGAGGTGTGGTGGAGTTACTGGTGAGTGGTGGTAGAAAACTTGCTGGGGTAAATTTGGGAAAACGTGGTGATTTGCAGCAGGTAAGGGGGTTAGCGATCGCCACAGAATTACCTTCTCACATTCCTCAACGTATGGCTAGCCGTGCCGAAAATTTATTAACTGAAGCAGGATTGAAACATGCAATCAAGCCTGTACGAGAAAAAGGCGTTGCACCAGGAACTGGTTTATTTTTGACTGCGGAGTATGAAAATAGCTTAGCTGGGTTTAGTGCTTTAGGGCGTTTGGGTTTACCAGCAGAAAAAGTTGCTCACATGGCTTGTGAGGAACTACTGAAATTTCATCAAACTGGTGCAGCAGTGGATGAACACTTAGCAGATCAATTATTATTACCAGCTGCTTTAGCGTCGGATCAAAGTGAGTATCAGGTAGCAGAAGTTAGTACCCACTTGACAACAAATGCTTGGGTAATTGAGCAGTTTGGGTTGGCAAGGGTGATAGTGGATGAAGGCGAGAAGCTGGTGACAGTGAAGCCTTTGAGTGAATAA
- a CDS encoding serine/threonine protein kinase, producing the protein MVWVPGQKLQGDKYIIEQVLGQGGFGITYKARHTFLNNLVVIKTPNETLRYDPEYPKYVKRFIEEGRRLEKLSETQHPNIVRIRDLFHEGGIYCLVMDFVQGEVYFNLCNNGERYPVKQQSSVYIKLGKL; encoded by the coding sequence ATGGTTTGGGTACCTGGGCAAAAATTGCAGGGTGATAAGTACATTATCGAACAAGTCCTGGGACAAGGGGGATTTGGGATTACCTATAAAGCACGACACACTTTCCTGAATAACCTAGTTGTAATCAAAACGCCCAATGAAACCCTACGCTATGACCCAGAGTACCCTAAATACGTCAAGCGATTTATTGAAGAAGGGCGGCGACTGGAAAAGCTTTCGGAAACTCAACATCCAAATATTGTTCGGATCAGGGATTTGTTTCATGAAGGTGGTATATACTGCCTAGTCATGGATTTTGTGCAAGGGGAGGTTTATTTCAACTTGTGCAACAACGGAGAGCGTTACCCAGTGAAGCAGCAATCAAGTGTATACATCAAATTGGGGAAGCTTTAA
- a CDS encoding serine/threonine-protein kinase, with protein sequence MYTSNWGSFKVVHQAGLVHRDAHPGNIIVQQDGKAVLIDFGIAGETIPTTVSSKVFVNPAFAPYEQIRSGREPYIDVYSLAASLYYAVTGQLPSPLLDRKLYSVPLILPQQHIPSISDDLNQAILKGMELEPQDRPQTMQEWLEMLAPKQVVSIGSPGYQLRGGKYTIERTLAQGGFGITYLARNDRGEWVVIKTLNETVQRRPDFAKLQEDFVREALRLAKCNHPHIVRVDDVFQEGQLWCMVMEYIQGENLTDRVVNRGILSQAEALGYIRQISEALTVVHNNGLLHRDIKPANIIVRAGKQEAVLIDFGIAREFTPDLT encoded by the coding sequence GTGTATACATCAAATTGGGGAAGCTTTAAAGTAGTACACCAAGCAGGATTAGTTCATCGTGACGCTCACCCAGGTAATATCATTGTGCAGCAAGATGGTAAAGCTGTTTTGATTGACTTTGGTATTGCTGGCGAGACTATACCCACCACCGTTAGTTCAAAAGTTTTCGTCAATCCAGCTTTTGCACCTTACGAACAAATACGGAGTGGACGAGAGCCATATATCGATGTTTACTCTTTAGCTGCTTCTCTCTACTACGCTGTCACAGGTCAATTACCCTCACCATTACTAGACCGTAAGCTTTATAGCGTTCCCTTAATTTTGCCACAGCAACACATTCCTAGTATCAGCGATGACTTAAATCAAGCAATTCTCAAAGGCATGGAATTGGAACCCCAAGACCGCCCCCAGACCATGCAAGAATGGTTAGAAATGCTAGCTCCCAAACAAGTTGTAAGCATTGGTTCACCTGGGTATCAGTTACGGGGTGGAAAATACACCATCGAAAGAACTCTCGCTCAAGGTGGCTTTGGGATCACTTATCTAGCTAGGAATGATAGAGGAGAATGGGTTGTCATCAAAACCCTGAATGAAACCGTACAACGTCGCCCTGACTTTGCCAAATTACAAGAAGATTTTGTCAGAGAAGCGCTACGGTTAGCCAAATGTAATCATCCGCATATTGTCCGGGTTGACGATGTATTCCAAGAAGGGCAACTATGGTGCATGGTGATGGAATACATTCAGGGAGAAAATCTTACAGATAGAGTTGTCAACCGTGGTATTTTGTCACAAGCTGAGGCATTAGGCTACATTCGCCAGATTAGCGAAGCGCTAACAGTAGTTCATAACAATGGCTTGTTGCATCGGGACATAAAGCCAGCAAATATAATTGTGCGTGCAGGTAAACAAGAAGCAGTATTAATTGATTTTGGCATTGCGCGAGAATTTACCCCTGATTTAACATAA
- a CDS encoding class I SAM-dependent methyltransferase, which produces MNTAVNNTPGLATRLVNGVLAIKPLYNFAKHQARQMMIKRAEKIGVPWRKQVQALRSHNWESELAKVQNPQLQYPDYYVTSFHAYDKGNLSWDAALEVEVAAYAVHATIWAGAGAKGDAQLRQSYHDLLKQQITTPPQDILDLGCSVGMSTFALQELYPQAQVTGVDLSPYFLAVANYRSQQQQRHINWVHAAAESTGLPDACFDLVSIFLVCHELPQSATRQIFAEARRLLRPGGHLTIMDMNPKAEAYQKMPPYILTLLKSTEPYLDEYFSLDIEQAIVEAGFQTPTITRNSPRHRTIIAQFIRE; this is translated from the coding sequence ATGAATACGGCTGTAAATAATACTCCAGGACTTGCTACCCGCTTGGTAAATGGGGTACTGGCGATCAAGCCACTGTACAACTTTGCCAAACATCAAGCCCGGCAAATGATGATTAAACGGGCAGAGAAAATTGGAGTGCCTTGGAGAAAACAAGTACAGGCACTGCGATCGCATAATTGGGAAAGCGAACTAGCAAAAGTACAAAATCCCCAACTCCAATACCCAGACTATTACGTCACTTCATTTCACGCCTACGACAAAGGTAATCTCAGCTGGGATGCAGCCCTAGAAGTAGAAGTTGCTGCTTACGCCGTCCACGCTACTATCTGGGCTGGTGCAGGAGCCAAAGGTGATGCTCAACTGCGTCAGAGTTACCACGATCTCCTCAAGCAACAAATTACCACCCCACCACAAGATATCCTCGACTTAGGGTGTAGTGTGGGTATGAGTACTTTTGCCCTACAAGAACTTTACCCCCAAGCGCAAGTTACTGGCGTAGACTTATCTCCCTACTTTTTAGCTGTTGCTAACTACCGTTCCCAACAGCAACAACGCCACATCAACTGGGTTCACGCAGCTGCTGAATCAACTGGCTTACCAGACGCTTGTTTTGATTTAGTCTCTATTTTTTTGGTGTGTCACGAATTACCCCAGTCAGCAACTCGGCAGATTTTTGCTGAAGCAAGACGTTTGCTGCGTCCCGGTGGACATTTGACAATCATGGATATGAATCCCAAAGCGGAAGCTTATCAAAAAATGCCTCCCTATATTCTGACCCTGCTTAAAAGTACTGAGCCGTATTTAGATGAATACTTTAGTTTGGATATTGAGCAAGCAATAGTAGAGGCGGGTTTTCAAACTCCTACCATCACTCGCAACAGTCCTCGTCATCGCACTATTATTGCTCAATTCATTAGGGAGTAA
- a CDS encoding Uma2 family endonuclease yields MSIAINQPIQQKPLSFEEFLTRYGGDNRYELIDGEVFDLEPIGLHEEVAAFITARLCVQIDRTGLPWFVLQRGLLRPSNIGMTAFRPDVAVVDRDELTKEPLWSDQSILTLGSSMKFVAEVISSNWQNDYARKVEDYAVLGIPEYWIADYAGNGGTRHIGKPKQPTLSICTLVNGEYEIQQFRGNQTIVSLTFPDLKLTAEQVLRAGR; encoded by the coding sequence ATGAGTATTGCGATCAACCAACCAATACAACAAAAGCCACTCAGCTTTGAGGAATTTCTCACCCGTTATGGTGGCGATAACCGCTATGAGTTGATCGATGGAGAGGTGTTCGACTTGGAACCAATAGGCCTACATGAAGAAGTTGCAGCCTTCATTACAGCAAGGCTGTGCGTTCAGATCGACAGAACAGGCTTACCTTGGTTTGTCCTTCAGCGCGGACTATTACGTCCTTCTAATATTGGTATGACAGCATTTCGACCTGATGTTGCAGTTGTTGATCGAGATGAACTTACCAAAGAACCGCTTTGGTCTGACCAGTCGATCCTGACATTGGGCAGTTCGATGAAATTTGTGGCGGAAGTTATTAGTAGCAACTGGCAAAATGATTATGCCCGTAAGGTTGAGGACTACGCGGTTTTAGGCATTCCCGAATACTGGATTGCAGACTACGCAGGTAATGGTGGTACTCGACACATTGGGAAGCCCAAACAACCCACCCTCTCTATCTGCACGCTAGTGAATGGAGAGTATGAAATTCAGCAGTTTCGGGGCAATCAAACTATCGTCTCTCTAACCTTCCCAGATTTAAAGCTAACGGCTGAACAGGTGTTGAGGGCTGGTAGGTAA